Proteins encoded by one window of Blautia luti:
- a CDS encoding acyl-CoA dehydratase activase: MYYVGIDIGSTASKTVVTGDREIKFVLPTGWSSKETASEIASRLLDEGIDVKSEEVRVAATGYGRVAVDYADFVITEITCHGRGGREMAGNDCAIIDVGGQDTKVILVKQGMIQDFLMNDKCSAGTGKFLEIMANRLGVTIAELFDLAAKGTAVPISSLCTVFAESEVISMIGEGRSREDIAAGVVNSVAEKVAQLARRKQLPGTVILTGGLSECPYFVEILSENLGCMVEAMKDGRYAGAFGASLLAKEKKK, encoded by the coding sequence GTGTATTACGTTGGAATTGATATCGGTTCAACTGCTTCGAAGACAGTTGTAACCGGTGACAGGGAAATAAAGTTTGTGCTGCCTACAGGGTGGAGCAGTAAGGAAACGGCATCGGAAATAGCATCAAGGCTTCTGGATGAAGGGATTGATGTAAAGAGTGAGGAAGTTCGTGTAGCAGCTACAGGATATGGGCGTGTGGCTGTGGATTATGCGGATTTTGTGATCACAGAGATCACCTGTCATGGGAGAGGTGGCAGAGAGATGGCGGGGAATGACTGCGCGATCATTGATGTAGGTGGCCAGGATACGAAAGTGATCCTGGTGAAGCAAGGAATGATCCAGGATTTTCTTATGAATGATAAGTGTTCTGCAGGAACCGGGAAGTTTCTGGAGATTATGGCGAATCGACTGGGAGTTACGATTGCGGAGTTGTTTGATCTGGCAGCGAAGGGAACTGCGGTACCGATCAGTTCATTGTGTACGGTGTTTGCGGAATCCGAGGTGATCAGTATGATCGGCGAGGGGCGAAGCAGAGAAGATATAGCTGCGGGAGTAGTAAATTCTGTGGCGGAAAAGGTTGCACAGCTTGCCAGGAGAAAGCAGCTTCCCGGGACGGTGATTCTTACAGGGGGACTGAGTGAATGTCCGTATTTCGTAGAGATTCTTTCGGAGAATCTGGGATGTATGGTTGAAGCTATGAAAGACGGAAGATATGCAGGAGCATTTGGAGCATCATTGCTTGCTAAAGAGAAAAAGAAATAA
- a CDS encoding diaminopimelate decarboxylase family protein, producing MSSAYGFIKELIEKEKTPTPAYVFDLDRMKEFVEKVHSCLGEKAELCYAMKANPFLTGPMMDVVPSFEVCSPGEFRICERVGVPMERIVLSGVYKNPEDIEYVLSTYKGKGVYTVESMQHLHILNDTAMKLGMKISVLIRVTSGNQFGVDEDEIRGIISHRNDFSGVEIQGLQFYSGTQKKDLAQMKEELEHLDGFMGELKEQSGFQAQVLEYGPGFFVPYFKKDKAEEMEAVLGEFRTLLDGLEFKSRIVLEMGRFLAAACGYYVTSIVDMKVNKEQPYIIMDGGINHLNYYGQAMAMKQPYCTQLAPDGTEKTEGKEENWNLCGALCTVSDVVVKRFPLHKPKIHDILVFERVGAYSVTEGIYLFLSRPLPRIYFWTKEEGLRLVRDGIHTDTLNSEK from the coding sequence ATGAGTTCCGCATATGGATTTATCAAAGAATTGATCGAGAAAGAAAAGACTCCTACACCAGCTTATGTATTTGATCTGGACAGGATGAAAGAATTTGTGGAAAAAGTGCACAGCTGTCTTGGAGAAAAGGCAGAGTTGTGTTATGCTATGAAGGCCAATCCTTTTCTGACAGGTCCCATGATGGATGTGGTTCCTTCTTTCGAGGTGTGTTCACCTGGAGAATTCAGGATCTGTGAGCGTGTGGGAGTTCCTATGGAGCGTATCGTACTTTCCGGTGTATATAAGAATCCGGAAGATATAGAGTACGTACTTTCCACTTATAAAGGAAAAGGTGTTTATACAGTAGAATCCATGCAGCATCTGCATATCCTGAATGATACTGCAATGAAGCTGGGGATGAAGATTTCTGTACTGATCCGTGTTACCAGCGGAAATCAGTTCGGCGTAGATGAAGACGAGATCCGTGGGATCATTTCACACAGAAATGATTTCAGCGGTGTGGAAATTCAGGGACTTCAGTTCTATTCCGGTACACAGAAGAAAGATCTGGCACAGATGAAAGAGGAACTGGAGCATCTGGACGGATTTATGGGAGAGCTGAAGGAGCAGAGTGGTTTTCAGGCGCAGGTACTGGAATATGGTCCGGGCTTCTTTGTACCGTACTTTAAGAAGGATAAGGCAGAGGAAATGGAAGCTGTGCTGGGTGAGTTCCGGACACTGCTTGACGGGCTTGAATTCAAGAGCAGGATTGTGCTTGAAATGGGACGTTTCCTGGCAGCAGCCTGCGGATATTATGTTACTTCTATTGTAGATATGAAAGTAAATAAAGAACAGCCGTATATCATTATGGATGGCGGTATCAATCATCTGAATTATTATGGACAGGCCATGGCGATGAAACAGCCCTACTGCACACAGCTTGCTCCTGACGGAACAGAGAAGACAGAAGGGAAAGAGGAGAACTGGAATCTGTGCGGTGCCTTATGTACAGTAAGCGATGTGGTTGTGAAGCGTTTTCCACTGCATAAACCGAAGATCCATGATATACTGGTATTCGAAAGGGTAGGTGCTTATTCCGTGACAGAGGGAATTTATCTGTTCTTAAGCCGTCCGCTTCCGAGAATCTATTTCTGGACGAAGGAAGAGGGACTACGTCTGGTGCGGGATGGTATACATACAGACACTTTAAATTCAGAAAAATAA
- a CDS encoding acyl carrier protein, translated as MEELIELLEEIQPDADFENCDTLIDDGILDSFAILSIVSELQDTYDITITPADIIPENFNSAKALWDMVCRLKG; from the coding sequence ATGGAAGAATTAATCGAACTTCTGGAAGAAATCCAGCCGGATGCAGACTTTGAGAACTGCGATACTTTAATTGATGACGGAATCCTTGATTCCTTCGCGATCCTGTCTATCGTAAGTGAATTACAGGATACTTATGATATCACGATTACTCCGGCAGATATCATTCCGGAGAACTTCAATTCTGCGAAAGCACTGTGGGATATGGTGTGCAGACTGAAAGGCTGA
- a CDS encoding double-cubane-cluster-containing anaerobic reductase gives MEVIKELPEVFEEFAEQRKNSFLAIKKIKDQNIPVIGSYCTYFPQEIAMAMGAASVGLCSMSDETIPVAEQTLPKNLCPLIKASYGFAVTDKCPFFYFSDVVVGETTCDGKKKMYEFMSEFKDVFILELPHKQTEAALQYWKSEIIRFKEYLEKKFEVEITEEKLREAVRISNEGRRALKDFYELMKLDPAPMKGENLYNVLYGTTFKFDRSKVPAEIDALTAKVKEEYAAGKNEGKKHRILITGCPMGGATMKVVKAIEENGGVVVAFENCSGAKSVDRLIDESDPDIYEAIARRYLNIGCSVMTPNPNRFELLNELIDEYQVEAVVEMTLQACHTYNVEAGKVGRFVREEKKIPYLHVETDYSQSDIGQLNTRIAALIEML, from the coding sequence ATGGAAGTAATTAAAGAGTTACCAGAGGTATTTGAGGAGTTTGCAGAACAGAGGAAGAATTCATTTCTTGCCATCAAGAAGATCAAGGATCAGAATATTCCGGTTATTGGTTCTTACTGTACATATTTCCCACAGGAGATTGCAATGGCAATGGGAGCTGCTTCTGTAGGTTTATGTTCCATGTCTGATGAGACAATTCCTGTAGCAGAGCAGACACTGCCGAAAAATCTCTGTCCGCTGATCAAGGCAAGTTATGGTTTCGCAGTGACAGATAAATGTCCATTCTTCTATTTCTCAGATGTTGTGGTTGGTGAGACTACCTGCGACGGAAAGAAGAAAATGTATGAGTTTATGTCTGAATTTAAAGATGTATTTATTCTGGAACTTCCTCATAAGCAGACAGAAGCTGCATTACAGTACTGGAAGAGTGAGATCATCCGATTCAAAGAATATCTGGAGAAGAAATTTGAGGTGGAGATCACAGAGGAGAAATTGCGCGAGGCGGTTCGCATCAGTAATGAAGGGCGTCGTGCACTGAAAGATTTCTATGAATTGATGAAACTGGATCCGGCACCGATGAAGGGCGAGAATCTCTATAATGTATTGTATGGAACTACTTTCAAATTCGACCGCTCCAAAGTTCCGGCAGAGATTGATGCACTGACTGCGAAAGTGAAAGAAGAATATGCAGCAGGTAAGAATGAGGGTAAGAAACATCGTATCTTAATTACCGGATGTCCAATGGGTGGTGCTACCATGAAAGTGGTAAAAGCCATTGAAGAAAACGGTGGAGTGGTAGTTGCATTTGAAAACTGCTCTGGTGCGAAGAGTGTGGACAGACTCATTGATGAAAGTGACCCGGATATCTATGAGGCAATTGCAAGACGTTATCTGAATATCGGATGTTCTGTTATGACTCCGAATCCGAACCGTTTTGAACTGCTGAATGAGCTGATCGACGAGTATCAGGTGGAAGCTGTTGTGGAGATGACTTTGCAGGCCTGTCATACTTATAACGTGGAGGCAGGTAAAGTTGGAAGATTTGTGAGGGAAGAGAAGAAGATTCCTTATCTGCATGTAGAGACAGATTATTCCCAGTCTGATATAGGACAGCTTAATACACGTATTGCGGCACTGATTGAGATGCTGTAA